A genomic segment from Nocardiopsis sp. Huas11 encodes:
- a CDS encoding enediyne biosynthesis protein UnbU: MTELRIREDGAAEGAGAAVPTTSAPPPKDVRITALRRFAAAITVLNIAGYAVLGFEPAVLAPLAALATAYGMELGLEYLDARLNGRRARFLGRPAAFVDFLLPAHITALAVSMLLYSGATVWPVVYGVVIALASKTVLRVRIGPGRRHVLNPSNFGIAATLVTFTWVGIAPPYHFTENVFGVWDWILPAIIITTGSLLNLKLTRRGWLILGWLGGFAAQGLLRVLLLDAAPVAVLAPVTGLAFVLFTFYMVTDPATTPSKPRNQVLFGLAVAAGYGLLTAAHISFGLFFALVAVCAVRGLYLYVNAMRGDRR, translated from the coding sequence GTGACCGAACTCCGGATCCGGGAGGACGGAGCGGCGGAGGGCGCCGGCGCCGCGGTGCCCACCACATCCGCCCCGCCTCCCAAGGACGTGCGGATCACCGCTCTGCGGCGGTTCGCGGCGGCCATCACCGTGCTCAACATCGCGGGCTACGCGGTCCTGGGTTTCGAACCCGCGGTCCTCGCGCCACTGGCGGCCCTGGCCACGGCCTACGGCATGGAGCTGGGCCTGGAGTACTTGGACGCGCGGCTCAACGGGCGCCGGGCCCGCTTCCTGGGCCGACCGGCCGCGTTCGTCGACTTCCTGCTGCCCGCCCACATCACCGCCCTGGCCGTGAGCATGCTGCTCTACTCCGGGGCCACCGTGTGGCCGGTGGTCTACGGCGTGGTCATCGCCCTCGCCTCCAAGACCGTGCTGCGAGTACGGATCGGACCGGGGCGCAGGCACGTCCTCAACCCGTCGAACTTCGGCATCGCCGCCACTCTGGTGACGTTCACCTGGGTCGGCATCGCGCCGCCCTACCACTTCACCGAGAACGTGTTCGGTGTCTGGGACTGGATCCTGCCGGCGATCATCATCACCACGGGCAGCCTGCTCAACCTCAAGCTCACCCGGCGCGGGTGGCTGATCCTCGGTTGGCTGGGCGGGTTCGCGGCCCAGGGTCTGCTCCGGGTCCTGCTCCTGGACGCCGCGCCGGTCGCCGTCCTGGCGCCCGTGACCGGACTGGCCTTCGTCCTGTTCACCTTCTACATGGTCACCGACCCGGCCACGACCCCGTCGAAGCCCCGCAACCAGGTCCTGTTCGGCCTCGCGGTCGCCGCCGGCTACGGCCTCCTCACCGCCGCCCACATCTCCTTCGGACTGTTCTTCGCGCTCGTGGCGGTCTGCGCGGTCCGGGGCCTGTACCTGTACGTCAACGCCATGCGGGGGGACCGGAGATGA
- a CDS encoding DUF1702 family protein: protein MIVYISLPMSGIGRALLGFSADETAFDTRGFHRGDPSAVRDLERAGAAFHAGYTAALQDLAAAPETFRVQDGPSAGFAYEGAGMALCLADALSLPHGTGFSRFVAGPARRSRYTAQVGAGWALARLPRPLWRPVLRQLDPLLGWLAWDGHGFHQEFFAPGRPHRSPLPGYVGHAVAQGIGRALWFSSCAEPELVARAVARYAPRYHADLWSGAGLAAVFTGAPHTDVLRSSAHGHGPALAQGAAFAAKALIELGPVTERSRRAVADLAGTGVEEAAAVTDEVLAALDRAPDAPDAPHAAPPSGLPVYEAWRRGIAARLSSGAPSVL, encoded by the coding sequence GTGATCGTGTACATAAGCCTGCCGATGTCGGGAATCGGCCGAGCCCTGCTCGGATTCTCGGCCGACGAGACCGCGTTCGACACACGCGGGTTCCACCGGGGCGACCCGAGTGCCGTCCGCGACCTGGAACGCGCCGGAGCGGCTTTCCACGCGGGGTACACGGCGGCTCTGCAGGACCTGGCCGCGGCCCCCGAGACCTTCCGCGTCCAGGACGGCCCGAGCGCGGGTTTCGCCTACGAGGGCGCGGGCATGGCCCTGTGCCTGGCCGACGCGCTGAGCCTGCCGCACGGAACCGGCTTCTCGCGCTTCGTCGCCGGCCCCGCGCGACGCAGCCGCTACACGGCCCAGGTGGGAGCCGGGTGGGCCCTGGCCCGCCTGCCGCGCCCGCTGTGGCGACCGGTGCTCCGACAGCTGGACCCGCTCCTGGGCTGGCTGGCCTGGGACGGCCACGGGTTCCACCAGGAGTTCTTCGCGCCGGGACGACCGCACCGGTCCCCGCTGCCCGGCTACGTCGGCCACGCCGTGGCGCAGGGGATCGGCCGTGCACTGTGGTTCAGCTCGTGCGCCGAACCCGAGCTGGTCGCCCGGGCCGTCGCCCGGTACGCACCCCGCTACCACGCCGACCTGTGGAGCGGGGCCGGCCTGGCCGCCGTGTTCACCGGGGCACCGCACACCGACGTCCTGCGGAGTTCGGCACACGGCCACGGCCCGGCCCTGGCCCAGGGCGCGGCGTTCGCGGCCAAGGCCCTCATCGAACTCGGACCGGTGACCGAGCGGTCTCGCCGGGCCGTGGCCGATCTGGCCGGAACCGGGGTGGAGGAGGCGGCGGCGGTGACCGACGAGGTCCTGGCCGCCCTCGACCGCGCACCGGACGCACCGGACGCACCACACGCCGCCCCGCCGAGCGGACTGCCGGTCTACGAGGCGTGGCGCCGCGGTATCGCCGCCCGGCTGAGCTCGGGGGCGCCCAGTGTCCTCTGA
- a CDS encoding VOC family protein: protein MSGALKPTLVIINLPVEDLTAATAWYTKVLGREPLGEPSPTDVEFELRDGVSLLLTTGDEAASKAGCKVLLGVEDLTAEQTRLTSLDVKSSDREEIEGALAWCDFTSPEGHHLGLVQALS, encoded by the coding sequence ATGTCCGGTGCCTTGAAGCCCACCCTCGTGATCATCAATCTGCCGGTCGAGGACCTGACGGCGGCCACCGCCTGGTACACCAAGGTCCTGGGCCGCGAGCCGCTCGGTGAGCCCTCCCCGACGGACGTCGAGTTCGAGCTGCGCGACGGCGTGAGCCTGCTCCTCACCACCGGCGACGAGGCCGCCTCCAAGGCCGGCTGCAAGGTCCTGCTCGGCGTCGAGGACCTCACCGCCGAGCAGACCCGGTTGACCTCCCTCGATGTCAAGAGCAGCGACCGCGAGGAGATCGAGGGCGCCCTGGCCTGGTGCGACTTCACCAGCCCCGAGGGCCACCACCTCGGGCTCGTCCAGGCGCTCTCCTAG
- a CDS encoding NAD(P)/FAD-dependent oxidoreductase, producing the protein MIAIVGAGLAGLACAVELDRAGYEVTLYEASERVGGRCWTVRDAFPGGPPIERGAQLIDSTDTLLLRLVEQLGLEAVDLHTTQPAGTAPLLRIGGSPYPLDEAADEYTALDPIVRADHRAAGDRPGRGRMTPRAAELDRESVADYLDRTVPGTRLAAFLTTAYTWELGADAARLSALHLVGMLGRNPPGEFGLFGPADARYALRGGAGLIADRLAERLSGPVRLGHALVALRRGRNARTTLVFDTGSGRYETTPDRTVLTVPFSVLRAGVDLDRSGFGSAKMHAVRTLGMGTATRTHLEFDGRPWTGVGGNGAAVSDGGFEACWDETLADAGTPGAPAVLVNLRTGRTQADGAPALARAFLDEFEHLVPGARAHWTGRAVSWDWSRHPWSLGTYAFYGPGQFGALAGIEAVPDGDCHFAGEHTSPYDSGMNGAISSGIRAAQEIMGSR; encoded by the coding sequence ATGATAGCCATTGTTGGAGCCGGCCTGGCCGGTCTGGCCTGCGCCGTCGAACTGGACCGGGCCGGGTACGAGGTGACCCTGTACGAGGCCTCCGAACGCGTCGGGGGGCGCTGCTGGACGGTCCGCGACGCCTTTCCCGGCGGCCCGCCGATCGAACGTGGAGCCCAGCTCATCGACTCCACCGACACCCTCCTCCTGCGGCTCGTCGAACAGCTGGGTCTGGAGGCGGTCGACCTGCACACGACCCAGCCGGCGGGCACCGCGCCCCTGCTGCGGATCGGAGGATCCCCCTACCCGCTCGACGAGGCGGCCGACGAGTACACCGCACTCGACCCGATCGTGCGCGCCGACCACCGGGCAGCGGGGGACCGGCCGGGTCGCGGCCGCATGACGCCCCGTGCGGCCGAACTCGACCGCGAGTCGGTCGCCGACTACCTGGACAGGACGGTCCCCGGGACCCGGCTGGCCGCCTTCCTCACGACCGCCTACACCTGGGAGCTGGGCGCCGACGCCGCCCGGCTGAGCGCCCTGCACCTGGTGGGGATGCTCGGACGCAACCCCCCGGGGGAGTTCGGGCTGTTCGGGCCGGCCGACGCCCGCTACGCCCTGAGGGGCGGCGCGGGCCTCATCGCCGACCGCCTGGCGGAGCGCCTCTCCGGGCCGGTGCGCCTGGGCCACGCGCTGGTCGCCCTCAGACGCGGCCGGAACGCGCGCACCACCCTGGTCTTCGACACCGGCTCCGGCCGCTACGAGACCACACCGGACCGCACCGTGCTCACCGTCCCCTTCTCCGTCCTGCGCGCCGGAGTCGACCTGGACCGCTCCGGATTCGGCTCCGCCAAAATGCATGCCGTCCGCACGCTGGGCATGGGCACCGCCACGCGGACGCACCTGGAGTTCGACGGACGCCCCTGGACAGGGGTCGGCGGCAACGGGGCCGCGGTCTCCGACGGCGGATTCGAGGCATGCTGGGACGAGACCCTGGCCGACGCCGGCACGCCCGGGGCTCCCGCGGTCCTGGTCAACCTGCGCACCGGCCGCACCCAGGCCGACGGCGCCCCCGCCCTGGCCCGTGCCTTCCTCGACGAGTTCGAGCACCTGGTGCCCGGGGCGCGTGCCCACTGGACGGGGCGGGCGGTCTCCTGGGACTGGTCGCGCCACCCCTGGTCCCTGGGCACCTACGCCTTCTACGGGCCCGGCCAATTCGGTGCGCTGGCCGGAATCGAGGCGGTACCCGACGGGGACTGCCATTTCGCGGGCGAGCACACCAGCCCGTACGACAGCGGAATGAACGGCGCGATATCAAGCGGCATTCGTGCGGCGCAAGAGATCATGGGATCCAGATAA
- a CDS encoding VCBS repeat-containing protein — protein sequence MPPSPLRAHAAKAVAVVLVVAAFLTARLPEPGAEEMAELAAGYAFTPLEIAVPDGLPTQDTRQVHPDYERIQAWISSVGAGIAATDLEGDGTPDDLCHVDPRVDRAVVAPAPTGEERYEAFALDTGGLPYDDTMAPMGCHPLDADADGRMDLLVYYWGRSPTLHLSTAAGDEAPSADAYEAVELLEGGHETWFTNASLVADVDGDGRTDLMFGNYFPDDAAVLDTSGGGAPTMQHSMSRAANGGTNRLLLGADSGQDTLFTDAGHALDAETADGWTLALGAADLDGDLLPEIHVSNDFGPDRLLRNDSVPGEPAFTVVRGTRTVATPGSKVLGEDSFKGMGIDFGDIDGDGRLDMAVSNITEEFALHESNMVWVDTGEAGALAEGRAPYRESSDSLGLSRSGWGWDIRIADLDNSGHAEVVQATGFVAGEVDRWPEIQELALANDEILADPRVWPRLGPGTDLSGDGGLVLFARPDGRGRFTDISDRAGVGHSTVSRGIALADTTGDGLLDIAVANQWDAPVLYRNDSPRAGTSLALDLVRPAEHGTTPAVGAAARVTAPDGRVYAAQVDGGNGHSGKGSTQIVVGLGDTAPEEDLSVELAWRDERGRPHRQVVTLTAGHHTVVLTDRADLRGTGDAS from the coding sequence GTGCCCCCTTCTCCCCTGCGCGCCCATGCCGCCAAGGCGGTGGCCGTCGTGCTCGTCGTGGCGGCCTTCCTCACCGCCCGGCTGCCCGAGCCCGGCGCCGAGGAGATGGCAGAACTCGCCGCGGGGTACGCGTTCACCCCCCTGGAGATCGCGGTCCCCGACGGGCTGCCCACCCAGGACACACGGCAGGTCCACCCCGACTACGAGCGCATCCAGGCCTGGATATCGAGCGTGGGAGCGGGCATCGCCGCCACCGATCTGGAGGGCGACGGGACCCCCGACGACCTGTGCCACGTCGACCCCCGGGTGGACCGGGCGGTCGTCGCACCGGCGCCGACCGGCGAGGAACGCTACGAGGCCTTCGCCCTGGACACCGGCGGCCTTCCCTACGACGACACCATGGCACCGATGGGGTGCCACCCGCTGGACGCCGACGCCGACGGACGCATGGACCTGCTCGTCTACTACTGGGGGCGCAGCCCCACGCTCCACCTGTCCACCGCCGCCGGTGACGAGGCGCCCTCCGCCGACGCCTACGAGGCCGTCGAACTGCTGGAGGGGGGCCACGAGACGTGGTTCACGAACGCCTCCCTGGTCGCCGACGTCGACGGCGACGGCCGCACGGACCTGATGTTCGGCAACTACTTCCCCGACGACGCGGCCGTGCTGGACACCTCCGGCGGCGGTGCCCCCACGATGCAGCACTCCATGTCCAGAGCCGCCAACGGCGGCACCAACCGGCTGCTCCTGGGTGCGGACTCCGGGCAGGACACGCTGTTCACCGACGCGGGCCACGCCCTGGACGCCGAGACCGCCGACGGCTGGACCCTCGCGCTCGGGGCCGCCGACCTCGACGGCGACCTCCTGCCGGAGATCCACGTGTCCAACGACTTCGGCCCCGACCGCCTGCTGCGCAACGACTCCGTGCCGGGTGAGCCGGCGTTCACCGTCGTGCGGGGCACGCGCACCGTCGCCACGCCCGGGTCCAAGGTGCTGGGCGAGGACTCCTTCAAGGGGATGGGGATCGACTTCGGCGACATCGACGGCGACGGACGCCTCGACATGGCGGTCAGCAACATCACCGAGGAGTTCGCCCTGCACGAGAGCAACATGGTCTGGGTCGACACCGGCGAGGCCGGTGCCCTCGCCGAGGGGCGCGCCCCCTACCGGGAGAGCAGTGACTCACTGGGCCTGTCCAGGTCCGGGTGGGGCTGGGACATCCGCATCGCGGACCTGGACAACAGCGGTCACGCCGAGGTCGTCCAGGCCACCGGGTTCGTGGCGGGCGAGGTCGACCGGTGGCCGGAGATCCAGGAGCTCGCGCTGGCCAACGACGAGATCCTGGCCGACCCCCGTGTGTGGCCCCGGCTCGGGCCCGGCACGGACCTGTCCGGGGACGGCGGGCTGGTCCTGTTCGCGCGGCCCGACGGCCGGGGGCGGTTCACCGACATCTCCGACCGGGCCGGGGTCGGGCACAGCACCGTCAGCCGCGGTATCGCCCTGGCCGACACCACCGGGGACGGGCTGCTGGACATCGCGGTCGCCAACCAGTGGGACGCACCCGTGCTGTACCGCAACGACTCGCCGCGGGCGGGCACCTCGCTCGCACTCGACCTCGTGCGGCCCGCCGAGCACGGCACCACCCCCGCCGTCGGTGCCGCCGCACGCGTCACGGCGCCGGACGGGCGGGTCTACGCGGCCCAGGTCGACGGGGGCAACGGCCACTCCGGCAAGGGCAGCACCCAGATCGTCGTCGGACTCGGCGACACCGCCCCCGAGGAGGATCTCTCAGTGGAACTCGCCTGGCGCGACGAGAGGGGCCGGCCCCACCGTCAGGTGGTCACCCTGACCGCCGGCCACCACACCGTCGTACTGACCGACCGTGCCGACCTCAGAGGGACGGGGGACGCGTCGTGA